One window of the Piliocolobus tephrosceles isolate RC106 chromosome 17, ASM277652v3, whole genome shotgun sequence genome contains the following:
- the TNFRSF17 gene encoding tumor necrosis factor receptor superfamily member 17, with product MLQMARQCSQNEYFDSLLHDCKPCQLRCSSTPPLTCQRYCNASVTNSVKGMNAILWTCLGLSLIISLAVFVLTFLLRKMSSEPLKDEFKNTGSGLLGMANIDLEKSRTGDEIVLPRGLEYTVEECTCEDCIKNKPKVDSDHCFPLPAMEEGATILVTTKTNDYYNSLPAALSVTEIEKSISAR from the exons aTGTTGCAGATGGCTCGGCAGTGCTcccaaaatgaatattttgacaGTTTGTTGCATGACTGCAAACCTTGTCAACTTCGATGTTCTAGTACTCCTCCTCTAACATGTCAGCGTTATTGTAATGCAA GTGTGACCAATTCAGTGAAAGGAATGAATGCGATTCTATGGACCTGTTTGGGACTGAGCTTGATAATTTCTTTGGCAGTTTTCGTGCTAACGTTTTTGCTAAGGAAGATGAGCTCTGAACCATTAAAGGATGAGTTTAAAAACACAG GATCAGGTCTCCTGGGCATGGCTAACATTGACCTGGAAAAGAGCAGGACTGGTGATGAAATTGTTCTTCCAAGAGGCCTGGAGTACACGGTGGAAGAATGCACCTGTGAAGACTGCATCAAGAACAAACCAAAGGTCGATTCTGACCATTGCTTTCCACTCCCAGCCATGGAGGAAGGCGCAACCATTCTCGTCACCACGAAAACGAATGACTATTACAATAGCCTGCCAGCTGCTTTGAGTGTTACGGAGATAGAGAAATCAATTTCTGCTAGGTAA